In Suricata suricatta isolate VVHF042 chromosome X, meerkat_22Aug2017_6uvM2_HiC, whole genome shotgun sequence, the DNA window TGAGCAAGTgagaaagcggggggggggggggacacagtaATTTTCAATCAAACTCAATCTACCCAGTTAAAGTGTGTCCCCTCCTGATGACCTGATGTCCTTATTTTGGTGTTGAAGCGACTTTTCTCTTATGAAAGTGGTGATGctgggttttgctttgttttaaggtCGTCAGTTGGGAAAATTCGAAATTCCAGCTGCACGTTGCTCATTCTGACCACTTTTTTGGACAGGAGATTCGTGAAGTCAGTCTTGTAGAAAGCAGGGTGCCCAGGACAGGAGACAAGCACGGAGGGTCGGGCACGGGACTGGCCATTTGCCGACGTGCACAGAGAGGGGAGTCACAGCTTGTCTCAAAGCTGCACGGTGGCCTCTGGGCACATGACCGTGACTTGGAATCCAAGCAATTCTTTGTGTTGCTTTGCAGCTTCATATCGAAACACAGAGCTCTCCGGCACCTACCTGGTCCGGGCCAGTCCCAAGTGTCAGGTCAACATGCTGGCGTACCTGGCCAGGACGACGTACCGGTGCTGGGGCCACCTGGCCCAGGCCGTGAGGTGGGCGCGGCGTCGGCGGTGTGGACAGGGCCCCGGGGGTCCCCACAGACGACCCCCAGGGCCTCTGAATCCCACACGTCCCTGCTGGGCCCGGGGTCCAGAGCAGATGTGAGAACGGGCCCGGCTCTGGCCCATGTGGTCCCCACAATGCCAACCTGTCCTGATCACAAGTCCTTGGCCCCCAGGGGTGCCCAGGGCAAGGGCCTCGGCTGAGGGAGCAGAGCGGGGACCGGGCGCACATGCAATGCTGGCTGACCCTGAGGGGCCCGCTCGCACGGCTGTCCTCTCGGCATCGGGGGCGTCTGGCCTGGACCAGACTCGGAGCTGGGGCGTCCTGGGCTGCGCAGGGAGGAGAGCAGCGTCCatgcccttctctctcctgtgctGGTGTGATCTCTCCAGTCGCCATGATTAAGAAACATCCCCGGACATTTCAAGTGACTTTTGGGGGCAGAATCACCTGTAAGAGGGAACCGCttacatggatggatgggtgggtaggtggGCAGATAGtagatacatggatggatggctggaaacatagatgatagatacaaaGATAGATACATAGACATGGTGGAGGATGGATGGGTACGTGGAAGGAAAGATAGATCGATCgatagagagatagatatgatggatggatgggtgggtagatagatatgatatgatatgatagaTACAAAGACAGATACATAGACATGGTGGAGGATGGATGGGTACGTGGAaggaaagatagatagatagagagatagatatgatggatggatgagcgggtagatagatagatacatacatacatacatacatacatacatatgatggatggatggatagatagatagatagatagatatgatggatggatggacggatggatagatagatagatatgttggatggatagatgaatggatacatggatggatggatagatagatacatgtgttggatggatggatggatggatagatagatacatagatagatagatagatagatagatagatagatagatagatagatagatagatagatagataNNNNNNNNNNNNNNNNNNNNNNNNNNNNNNNNNNNNNNNNNNNNNNNNNNNNNNNNNNNNNNNNNNNNNNNNNNNNNNNNNNNNNNNNNNNNNNNNNNNNtaggtagatagatagatgatagatagatagatagatagatagatagatagatatagacatagatacatagatatatagatacatagatacatagatagacagatatgatggatggatggacggatggatagatagatatgtttgatggatagatgaatggatgcatggatggatagatagatatgttggatggatggatagacagatagataaatagatacatagacagatatgatggatggatggatggatggatggatggatggatatgaTGGATGAATGCATAGACTAACAGATTGATAGATACACTTAGTGGATAGCTGGATAGATAGATCTATATATAGATAATGGATGGGCACATGGACCCATGGATGGATAGGGAGGCCGATGGATCAATAACAAATGGATACAGAGAGGTATAGATAGATATTGATAGATACTAATAGATCTTGAAAGATGGACACGGATATAGGACAGACACTGAGAGCCATTGGTAAGAGCACAGCAGGGTCCCTCTGTCCCCAGATGGTGGCCAACAAGTCCTCTGGACTCAGCTCCCCCGATCGCACGCCATTTCCCTCCCCGTATGCCGTCATTAGATCGCATCCTTCCTTGCTCCCACGGCAGAGCCGGGCCACCCGTGCGGCCCGTGGCTCTGAACATGCGTGTCTCCCGCAGCAGTGACCGTGTTTGGTCACTGAGCCCCGTCCCCTGCGTGTTCTGTGGCGGGAGGTGGGGTGTGCGGCCCGCCGAGCCAACCCGCTGGGGTCCCCGACGCTGTTGGGTCCCAGGTCACGCGTCCTGCCCGTTTGCAGGGATGGCAAGAACCAGTACCAGGAGGCCTTTGGGGTTGCGTCCGACGAGCTCTTCACGGCCATCTACAGGTACCCACACGCGGCCGCCCACAGGAGGACATTTCCCTCAAGCGTCCTCGCCGGGCTGTATTCATGTCCAAACAGCACAACCGAAGAACGTTCATATTTCAATcgaaacaaaacaacacacaaaaacgTAGCTGACTTTGTGGTTGTGATTCTGTGCTGGTGAGTTTCCTGGGAGGTGCGGATCCATCCTTCCCCTCAAGGGACTCGACGCCCAGCACCAGGGACGTGCAGAAACGAGAGCCCTTTGCTTGGGCCAGACTCTCCACTGGTCGGCTCCAGGCTGAACATGGAGTCGGTGGGCCTGTGGGGTGTGGTGTCAGCGTTCTGAGCTGGTGACGGCCCGATGGCGGTTTCCGGGGTTCCCAGCTGGCCAAGGGCCCCGAAGGAAGGATGGGCGGTGCCTTCACTCTCCTCCTGTCCTTCCAAGACCCCTGCTTCCGCCAccagtctctccctgtctccccctgcTCCGAGGTTCGGGCCACACGGAGGCTTGCTCAGGGCGCTGACTTGTCGATTGAGCTGGGCGCCCGGGCTTCGGCCCGACCTTGAGGAGCCCGTTTCTGTGCAGATCGGACGGCGAGCGCGTGCAGTTCATGCGGGGCCTGCAGGACGTCTGGAGCGTCAGCGGGAGGCCAGTGCTCACGGCCTTCGACCTGTCCCCGTTCCGGCTCATCTGTGACGTCGGAGGTGAGTCGGGGCCCACGAGTGGGAGCCGCGGGCTGTGCCTGCGAGCGCGtgaggggagggcctgggggcccCCCTCGGGGTCCCGGAGAGAGCGTCCCGTGCACCTGTGGAGACACCAGCTCCGCCCCCTGCATGACCTGCGCTCTGTGGTTCCGACCCGGGGCAGGTGGGGCCCGACACCCCGTGCTCCCAGGGCCGCCGATCCTCCCGGGCCCGGCCAGGCAGGTGCCCATGCTGGGCTCGCTCCACGGACAACGGTGCACTCGGCGGTGGAAAGTTGGAGTTGACTTTCCCAGGCTGCCTCCGGGGGGAACACGGTCTGGGTCCCGGGGGTCCCGCGAGGTtcctggggccctggggtccTGATGCGGATGCAGACGGGAAGGATGCCCGTGTCCTGAGTGTGTCCCGTGCACGCAGCAGGGCGTGGCGAATCCAGGGAAACCCTGTTCTAAAGTGTGAGGACGGAGGTCAGGGGAGGGACGGGCGCCGGCCGTGAGGACAGGGGTCACAGGCACGGCTGTCGGCACCGAGGCCTGGCCCTCCCGCCCTCCTGCagccgcccctgccctgcccgctGGGCACACGGTTCGTGGACACGCCCCCGTGCGCGGAGCACGAGCCCTGTGAGATGCGGACTCCGGGCTCAGGACCCCGCGCGTGCCCGGGGGCTCCTTCCGGGGGATGCCAGGCCCAGGTGGCGCTCCCCGACCGGCCGCGGTGCGTCCCGGGGCGGCTCGGACCTGCCCCGACGGGGAAAGCTCATGCGGGTCTGGGGCAGGTGTGCTCTGTGCCTGGCTCGCTGTGGGGCTCCGCGCAGGCCCTGGAGTCTCTGGGCGCGCAATCCTCCGGTGACATGGCGGTCAAGGCGTCGCGCGGCACGTGACCTTGGAGGGCGCTGCGCGGAAGGAGGAGGCCCTCCAGGTTCACGGTCAGCGCAGCCCGGGGTCCTGTAGCTGCAGGGCCTCCTCGGCGACCTGGAGCCACGACcacaggggggagggggcggcgttCCCACCTGCACAGCCGGGTCCACACGGGCCGCTCACTGCTgcgcgccccccgccccgctctgTGCCCACGCGCAGGCTGCTCCGGGGCGCTGGCCAAGCAGTGCGCGGCGCTGTACCCCGGGTGTCGGGTCACCGTGTGCGACACCCCCGACGTCGTCCGGACGGCCAAGGAGCACTTCGGAagccgggaggaggaggaggaggaggaggagcgcaTCGGCTTCTGGGAAGGTGGGTGTGCGTGGTGTGTGTGCTGTGCGCGCTGTGCGTGCGCGGGAGACGGGAGGCCCAGGACGGGCCGACGTGCGCGTGCACGGGAGATGAGAAGGCGCCCCCAGGGGGATCGGGATGACCAACGTGCGCGTGCACGAGGAGACGGGGATGCGTCCGGGGGGCTCAGGACGTGCTGACGTGTGCGCGCACGGGAGACGAggacgcacccccccccccccccgggggctcAAGACTCGCCGACGGGTGCGTTCACGAGAGCTGGGGATGCGTCTTCGGGGTGGCTGACGAGTGCGCGCATGGGAGACTACGcgccccggggggcggggggggcgtcAGTATGGCCGACAAGCGCGTGCACTGGAGACAGGGACACGACCCCGAGCGGTTGACAACGGGCCATGACACATGTCCGCATGGCTTCCTCCACGCTGCGGGCAACCGGCCCCGACTTAGAACTGTTGTTGGTGACGGAGGGAAACGGAACAGCCGTCCGGAGTTCTTACGCTGAGCTCTTCTTTGAGGACCGCACTTTCTTCAAAATCTGTGTCCACCTAGAATTTGTGAGGACATGATTGGAAAcatggtctttgcagatgtaagtGAAGATCTGAGAGGGGCCCATCCTGGATGAGGGTGTCCCTAAACCTCCTGacaagtgtccttgtaagagacagaggaggagacccagacacagaggagaagctacatgaagacagaggcagagacgggAGGGACGCGGCCACAAGCCCAGGGACGCCTGTGgccccagaagctgggagaggcaggaaggaccctcttctggagcctctggagggaacacagccctgctccgcttggatctcaggggtcctgccctgcctggatctcaggggtcctgccagGATCTCAGGGGTCCTACCAGGATCTCAGGGGTCTTGCCTGTATCTCAATGGTCCTGCCTgcatctcaggggtcctgcccctcctggatctcagggtcccTGCCTGGATCCCAGGGGTCCttccctgcctggatctcagacttcGGATctccagagcagggagaggatGAATTTCTGTGCTTTAAGCCCCCATTTGGTGGCACTTTTCTTACACGGCCCCCAGGACACCCATGCAAGTATTTAAATCCAGGGCACTGATGGGTGACTGTCCATGAACTGGGCTGAAGGAGCCCCGGGACCATTGCTGACTCAGAAAATTGGGAAGAACTGGCCCTTCTGTGGTTCCGAGGCCGCCATCGTGGCTGGAGTTGCTCCCATGTGGGCGTGGGGACTGCTTTTATGTAACGTGCCAGAACTTTGGCCATCGGGGATATTTTGGGGGGccttaattttcagttttaaacacATCACATTAAAACATAACAAACCTGGATGACAGAGGTTTGGAGCCCCTTGAATTTTGTGCACCCAGAGGGCACCTGACTCGCCTTACCCCAAACCCGGCTTCTGGCCTCTGCGAGTCTTTATCACACATCTTGGTGAGGATGACCACACCTATTCAGGTGCTGACtctgaaaaatggaaggaataaaCCGACTCCAGAGGCTGAGGGTTCAGGTGAGAGGGTAAGTTAGTTTGGTCTTGTGCAGGTGAGCTTTTGGTGTGTCTGCCATTGATCACACAGGGAATGGTGGAGGAGGGTACAGGTGTGTCCTTCATCCTGGGGTCTGGATCCTCTCCTTCACCTGCTACATACAAGTATACGGCCCACCAAATGCGGCCCTTGGGCTGGAGCTCGCAGACCCCTGTGTTTTGtcactgaatggaagaaaatcagTTTGGAGGCGTGCACCCTTGCCCTGCTCTATGAAATGTCTGTGGGCCCCATGTTTTCTGGGCGCCTCAGCACAGGGCAGAGTGATGGGCCAGTGAGGCGTCGGACACATACTTGTGCTGAATTCCTGGGAATTTGCAAGGTCTGGACAGGACGTGACTGCTGGGTGCACTGTGTACGCCACAGGAACGTCCAGGATTTCCTCCAAAGTCACTAGTTCCTGAAGGAAAAGTGTTACAAGAGCTGAGTCTGTGGCACCACATAGCATGGAGGTCCCTCTTGGGCATTTTTCTTTCCAGCAGGAAAACACGTACTGACTATGGGTTCAGCTGAAGACATCAGGTGAGACCTGCTGACCCCTTGCCTGGGGTCGCCTGAAGTCCACGGCTTCTGGAGCCGGGCGCTGTGACCTcaggaaagaagatgaaaattaaCCCATGTTCCAGATCGGAAGGGCGGGGAGGCGCCCCACACACTGCTCAGAATTTTCTTATCTGCCCTGAGACACCTCCCTATCAGGGCTAGGTTGTCGGGTCCCAGCTGGGCCGGGGACCTGGGGACCGTGGCTGACCCCAGGATGCCTGCCTGTGTCCTAGGAGATTTCTTTAAAGACCCCCTTCCGGAAGCGGATCTGTACATCCTGGCGAGGGTCCTGCACGACTGGAGTGATGAGCGGTGCTCGCATCTGCTCACGTGCATTCATGGAGCCTGCAGACCAGGTGGGCCCCgggtgtgtgcgcgcacacgggCGTGAAGCCGCTCAGGCACCGTGCTTTCGGTCGCCTTTGCCTTAAGTGATCAGGACCAGGTGGCAGCAGCCCCCATTCCGGCAGGAACCCCAGTTCACCACGCAGGGGGTTGATGGCTCTCCAGGTGCACGCGTCTCCTGGCTGGGCCCTGGTGGCCGGCGGGACACACGTGGTGCACATGCTTGTGTCCTCCCTGGTGCATGgctgtgcggggggggggggggggggggggggggggggggggggggggggggggggggggggggctacagGCGAGGCCCCAGTGAGGGCGTCTGGGCAGCGCAGCAGGAGAGTCCGGCGCTAGGGGCTTGGACacggggctgggaggagggcggGGCCCTTGCTCATGGCCACCTGTCCCTGTCGCAGGCGGCGGCGTCCTGGTGATCGAAAGCCTCCTGGACGCAGACGGGCGGGGCCCCCTGACCACGCAGCTCTACTCGCTGAACATGCTGGTGCAGACGGAGGGCCGGGAGAGGACCCCCGCCCAGTACGCCGCGCTCCTGGCGCCCGCCGGCTTCCGCGACGCGCGATGTAGGAGAACCGGCGGCCTGTACGACGCCATCCTCGCCAGGAAGTAGCTCCTGCCGTCAGCGGCCGCCGCGCAACAAGCGCCTCCCACACGGTGTGCTGCGCGCGTCCTCGGCGCGGGGCTGGGACGGAGGGGTGCGGGTCTCCGCGCTGTGCTGGGCCGCCGGTCAGTCTGTACATTTGTCTTGTTCTCTTCTACCctactctactctactctacCCTACTCTACTCTACCCTACTCTACCCTACTCTACCctactctactctactctaccctactctactctactctacCCTACTCTCCCCTACCCTACTCTACCctactctactctactctacCCTACTCTACCCTACTCTACGctactctactctactctaccctactctactctactctacCCTACTCTACCCTACTCTACCTTACTCTACCCTACTCTACCCTACTCTACCCTACCCTACTCTACCCTACTCTACCCTACCCTACCCTACCCTACTCTACCctactctactctactctacCCTACTCTACCCTACTCTACCctactctactctactctacCCTACTCTACCCTACTCTACNNNNNNNNNNNNNNNNNNNNNNNNNNNNNNNNNNNNNNNNNNNNNNNNNNNNNNNNNNNNNNNNNNNNNNNNNNNNNNNNNNNNNNNNNNNNNNNNNNNNCctactctactctactctacCCTACTCTACCCTACTCTACCctactctactctactctacCCTACTCTACCctactctactctactctacCCTACTCTACCTTACTCTACTCTACCctactctactctactctactctacCCTACTCTACTCTACCCTACTCTACTCTACCCTATCTTATCCTATcctgttctattctattctatcttGTTTTATTCCAGTCCATTCTATCCTATCctgttctgttttattctgttctatcccatattattctgttctattctattctattctattctattctattctatcctgttctgttttattccattccattccattgcagcctgttctgttttattctgttctatcCCATtgtattccattccattccattgcaTTCTACTTCTATCCTGTCCTatcttctattctgttctatctggtcctattttgttttctatcctcTCCTACCCTACTCCATCTCCAGCTCTCTGACACTATCCTTGACAAAATTATACACGTTTCAGCTGTACAACCAGATAATCGGATGCACACACAGACTGTGAACTGACGACCAGGACTGAGCTGATCCGTACACCCCCAGCCGCACACGGTGACGTGTTGGTGGTGTCGTTGGGACATTTCACATCTGCTCtgtcagcaactttcaagtagATGATACAGTTGAGCTCACTGTGACCCCCACACTGCGCATGAACCCCCAGGACACCCTCCATCAGCCCTGGGCGTTGGTGGCCGCTGAGCACCATCTCCCCACTTCTCCCACTGCTCCGCTCCGGACAGCCGGCCTCTGCTCCCTGCTGTGCGAGCCCCACGTGTGGCACGGCAGGTGCATGTCACAGGCTGCACGTGAGCAGCTGGCACCTCTGATTCCCTTCATGCGTGTCgcacacccaccccacccccacgcctGCAAGCCACAACCCTCTTCTCTGCTTCGATGGTGACCTTGGTTCTTGCTTCGTTTTCTTTTAGATTCCGCGGAGATGCGGGgccatatggcatttgtctttccctgtctgacttatttcccttagcataatcatggcaatttattttaacttttctcttggtttattttaatttttctccgtGTGGCGAAACAGAGCACGGAATTCGCCATTTTCAGCCTTTCTTCAGTGCACAGAGCACATTCACATCGCTGTCCAGGCAGACCCACCATCTGTGTCCAGAACGTTCTCATCCTCAGATGGAAGCTCTGTCCCCATGAAATACAAGCTCTCTGTCCCCATCCCAGGCCCTggctcccaccacccccagctTCCGTTCTGTCTGTACGGAGTCTCTTGTTCTCGATTAAACGGCAGTATTTGAAAAAcggtgcatgtctgtgtgtgtgtttccctcaGACTGTGACGTCTTCAGCACCAGATACAGGGTTTGCTGCCTGAATCCAGTTGCTGAGCGTCCCAGACAAAGTAATTCCTGGCCCACAAACTGGGAAGTGCTATGTGATTTACGGAATTAAGAAACCTGTGACCTCCAGGTGGCCTATTCACGTGTCACCTGCTGCTTAAAGCCAAACTTGTTTCTGGATGACACCACGccctggagggaggggtgaggtgcGGGGGCCCCTGATCGCAGCGTCCGCGGTCACTCAGCACGGGCTGGCTTCTCTCCCTGTCCGGGCACAGCTCCTGCCGGCACGGGTCCGTGTTCTAACGGGAATCTACCCGCCCATGACCGTGAACCTGCGGGAGGTCCCAGGAAGCGGCAAGGACACAGGTCAGCAATGTCCATTCCTAGGATTTGTGTTCAAGGGTCCCCTGACCTTGGGGACACCTGCCTTGTTGCGCCCGCACCCTGGACACTGAAGACCGAGAGTAGAATCCACCAAGGCCTGAGTTTCTCCAACCGCCTGGGAGCCTTGGGGCACCTTCCACGTGGTGGTTCTCCACGGGGCTGCTTTTGTCCGCCTGGGGGACCCTTGGCACTCAGGTAGGGGTCACGCACGGCTCCGGTGCCCAGCCGCCAGCAGGTGGCGCTGTGGGGGCGCTGATGCTGCCTTCCTGCATCTCAAATGCACCAAACGCATCAGCGACCCCTTCAGACGTTGGGTGTCACCGACGCAGGTTCAACGTCCAACATGACCTTTGTGTCATTTTCTGCTGAAGAAAGTGGAGATTCACGCAAATACCAAGACACGAAAGCTAACCCTGCTCATTGAGAACACGAGGCCTCCTGGTTCGGGTCGTAAGCACCGTGCGACCCCTTCCACCTCCGTCTTCTGAGAGGTTTGCTTC includes these proteins:
- the ASMT gene encoding acetylserotonin O-methyltransferase isoform X1 codes for the protein MSSPEAQAYRLLTEYTNGFMVSQVLFAACELGLFDLLSEAPEPLGSAAVAARLGTSSHGTRLLLDTCVSLKLLQLESRGGQASYRNTELSGTYLVRASPKCQVNMLAYLARTTYRCWGHLAQAVRDGKNQYQEAFGVASDELFTAIYRSDGERVQFMRGLQDVWSVSGRPVLTAFDLSPFRLICDVGGDRVHTGRSLLRAPRPALCPRAGCSGALAKQCAALYPGCRVTVCDTPDVVRTAKEHFGSREEEEEEEERIGFWEGDFFKDPLPEADLYILARVLHDWSDERCSHLLTCIHGACRPGGGVLVIESLLDADGRGPLTTQLYSLNMLVQTEGRERTPAQYAALLAPAGFRDARCRRTGGLYDAILARK
- the ASMT gene encoding acetylserotonin O-methyltransferase isoform X2 gives rise to the protein MSSPEAQAYRLLTEYTNGFMVSQVLFAACELGLFDLLSEAPEPLGSAAVAARLGTSSHGTRLLLDTCVSLKLLQLESRGGQASYRNTELSGTYLVRASPKCQVNMLAYLARTTYRCWGHLAQAVRDGKNQYQEAFGVASDELFTAIYRSDGERVQFMRGLQDVWSVSGRPVLTAFDLSPFRLICDVGGCSGALAKQCAALYPGCRVTVCDTPDVVRTAKEHFGSREEEEEEEERIGFWEGDFFKDPLPEADLYILARVLHDWSDERCSHLLTCIHGACRPGGGVLVIESLLDADGRGPLTTQLYSLNMLVQTEGRERTPAQYAALLAPAGFRDARCRRTGGLYDAILARK
- the ASMT gene encoding acetylserotonin O-methyltransferase isoform X3 codes for the protein MSSPEAQAYRLLTEYTNGFMVSQVLFAACELGLFDLLSEAPEPLGSAAVAARLGTSSHGTRLLLDTCVSLKLLQLESRGGQASYRNTELSGTYLVRASPKCQVNMLAYLARTTYRCWGHLAQAVRDGKNQYQEAFGVASDELFTAIYRSDGERVQFMRGLQDVWSVSGRPVLTAFDLSPFRLICDVGGDFFKDPLPEADLYILARVLHDWSDERCSHLLTCIHGACRPGGGVLVIESLLDADGRGPLTTQLYSLNMLVQTEGRERTPAQYAALLAPAGFRDARCRRTGGLYDAILARK